CCTCTGGATGTGACTGCAAACCACAAGAAAACGCTTGGATATGTCTCTTACTCTCAATCCAACTTAGACCAGGCTCCTTTCCCACCCTTGACTCTCTTATTCTTCTCCTCATCTCTGCAACACCATCCCATTTCCCTGCTGCCGCATACAGATTCGACAGCAAGATATGAGCTGCACTGTCTTCTGAATCTAATCCCAACACTCGTTTTGCAGCACGAACTCCCACTCTCAGATTTTTCTTAGCAACACACGAACTTAGCAGAGTTCTCCATAGCTCTGGATCACCATCTGCAAATGGTGATTTGATAATCATTTCCTCTGCTTCGTCCATGAACCCAGCTCGGCTTAACAAGCTAACCATGCAAGAATAGTGCTTACAATTTGGCATAATATTACTTTCCTTCATATAGTTCCATAAAAACTTCCCTATTTCAACTGAGCTGCTGTGGTTGCAAGCCGAAAGTAAGGAAAGAAATGTTACTTGATCTGGCTCCACACCATGGTCTCGAAGCTCAAAGAACAGATTCAATGCCTCTTCCATATTCCCATGGTGGCTGTACCCTCCAAGAATGGAGTTCCAACACTTCAAATCCGGATATGGGATTTGAGAAAATACAAACTTAGCAGAACTCAAGTCACCATTTTTGGCATACATGTCGATTAGACTCCCAAGGACATAGGTTTCAGCTTCACACCCTGTTTTTATGGCCTGAGAATGAAACGTCTCCCCCTGTTTCAGAGTGGCAAGATCAGCACACAAACTCAAAGCCAAACTGAGTGAAAAACTGTCAGTTTCATGCCCAGCCTGATGCATTTGATGAAAGCATTTGATACCCTTTTCCCCTTCTCCCATTCTTGAATACCCACTGATCATTTCAGTCCACAGAACAACATCCTTCATCGCAATACACCCAAAAACCCTCTCAGCAGCTTGAGATTCGCCGCTTCTAAATAACATGGACACGATGACACTGCTTACAAACACACTGCTTTCAAATCCATCCTTTATAACTTGAGCAACAAAAGACATTCCACTCCGAGGGCTGTCAATGGTGGCGATTACAGCTGCATAAGTATAATCGTCTGGTTTGGGAAGTGATGATTTCCGCAGTTGTAAAAATAGCTTCATGgccatctcttcttcttcattctcggAACACCCTGAGATGATTGTGTTCCAAGTAACTAAATCTGGGTTTTCAATTCTGTTGAAGATCCAAAACGCCGTATGGGTATCCCCACAGTTGCAGTACAAATCCAACAGAACATTTTGCAGAGTTCTGTCAATTATGGCATTTGAGGTGATGATACGGCCATGGACGAGTCGACCAAATTGCCAGTCTCCATTTCTACAACATATATTCAAAACCATTGAATACGTGAATTGAGTAGGAACCAGACCAATTCCCAGCATTTCATTGAACAGACGAAGCGCCTCGTTCAATTTGTCgttcttcaaatttccaaaGATCATGGAATTCCAAGCCACAATATCCTTATTGATCGTCCACCGGAAAACTTTTCCAGCAGATTCCAAATCCAAGCAATGTGAGTAAGTCCCAATTAGCGCGGTTTGCACAGGAACATCATTAACGAACCCACGTTTCACTACTTGCGTATGAACCAAAGAGCCCCAAAATCGATCTTCCATGGAAGAAGCTGCCTGCAACAAGCTCGTTAGAGTGGAGGCATTGGGTCGGAGAAATTCAAGCTCCATTTGCGAAAGCAGATTGAAAGCCAATGGAGCATGATCATGAGACCGAGAATAGGCCGCCATTAGAGCATTAAATGAAACGAGATTTCTCTGCGGCATTGTGTCGAACACTTTCTGTGACTCCCAAATTGTGCCACATCGCGCGTACATGGATACGATATTGTTGCAAATGTAAGGAGATAGAGACGAGGCGGTAGGTGCGGAGGTGAGGATCAGAGCGTGGAGCTGACGCGCCGCCTTCAGTGAGGCTACGGAAGTGCATTTTTGGACAAGCGCTGCTAAAGAAAGCGCTTCTGTCATGGGAAGACGAGCTCTTTTATTCTGGGCTTCAAAACGAGCGAAgggtattttaatttataggaaatatcattttcacccctcaaacatatccttcgCGCCAAATTCATTTCGTCTCGCAATTCGCCATGGAAACGGGATATTTCGAAGCCCCGTAGATGAACTCATCGGCGGTGCCTGCTAATGTCGCTCGGCGGTGAGAAGTGCTTGTGGCTTTGCCGGCTCGTCGATCATTGTCTTCGTCCTTTTGCAGTTAGGTTTCGCTGTTCTCAATTGTtgccatttctttttctcaattgttgccatttctttttctcgttTACATCATTCGCCTCAAGTTTTCTGTGATTATCGTTGAAGAGGAgttatgtttttcattttttggtgAATAGGAAGATGGAGTGGTCTTGGAGAgcaaagagaaggaaaaggaactGCTTATTGCGCTCTCTCATGTTTGCTTcccttttctttactctttgtTTCTGTGACTCTGTTGTTGCTCTTTGATTTGGAACTTCTCAGTTTTCCTTACAAGTTTGTTGCCTCATTTTGTTGTCTGTTCATTCATTAGGTCGTAACTGAAATTCAGCGCCGGGTTCAAGAAATTGATGGTGACTCTGATAGTGTTggtctctctgtctctgtctctctctctctctttctctctttctctctctctctctctctctctctctcagacACTTGCACTTTTCGGTAACTTCATTGATGTATTGTCGATCAGGAAGGGATTCAAATGTTGATTTCTCACGAGAAAAGCAGTGATGAGTGTGACCAATCTTTTGTGAGGCATCATTGTATGGCGAAGATTATCTCTGAATTGGTAATTTCTTACAATAAATATGGACTTAGGGAGGACCAGAACATAGTTTTTGAGTTCTTTGTTCTCAATATTGCTTTTGCAGTCTATTAACTAAATGTTGATTTCTCGCGAGAAAAGCAGTGCTTATGCTCAGATGCAAAGTCATCATGCATAAACATTGATTTGTTGTGAACAGTTGTGACATGCATAAACTTGGGTGTATTTCTCTGCTCTTGTTCGTAACCTCTGTAGAAAACGAAGCTATAAAGAGCCAAGCCAATGATGGAATTGACTAGCATATTTTAAGTTTAGTAAAGTATTTAGTTCTTTATGTACATACTTGTTTAATGCATAAAAATGGGAGTTTCTCTTCTTGTAGACAAAAAGagtgtatttttgtttgtacCTTGTTTCTGATGCTGCTGTGAAGTTAAATACAGGGTATGTAACGTTCTTATTTGCACAAAGAACGCATTGTAATAGCAGAATTTTCAGGGATGTTTCTTTGACTTTTACTGGTTTTATGGA
The Cucurbita pepo subsp. pepo cultivar mu-cu-16 chromosome LG16, ASM280686v2, whole genome shotgun sequence genome window above contains:
- the LOC111777570 gene encoding pentatricopeptide repeat-containing protein At3g50420, with amino-acid sequence MTEALSLAALVQKCTSVASLKAARQLHALILTSAPTASSLSPYICNNIVSMYARCGTIWESQKVFDTMPQRNLVSFNALMAAYSRSHDHAPLAFNLLSQMELEFLRPNASTLTSLLQAASSMEDRFWGSLVHTQVVKRGFVNDVPVQTALIGTYSHCLDLESAGKVFRWTINKDIVAWNSMIFGNLKNDKLNEALRLFNEMLGIGLVPTQFTYSMVLNICCRNGDWQFGRLVHGRIITSNAIIDRTLQNVLLDLYCNCGDTHTAFWIFNRIENPDLVTWNTIISGCSENEEEEMAMKLFLQLRKSSLPKPDDYTYAAVIATIDSPRSGMSFVAQVIKDGFESSVFVSSVIVSMLFRSGESQAAERVFGCIAMKDVVLWTEMISGYSRMGEGEKGIKCFHQMHQAGHETDSFSLSLALSLCADLATLKQGETFHSQAIKTGCEAETYVLGSLIDMYAKNGDLSSAKFVFSQIPYPDLKCWNSILGGYSHHGNMEEALNLFFELRDHGVEPDQVTFLSLLSACNHSSSVEIGKFLWNYMKESNIMPNCKHYSCMVSLLSRAGFMDEAEEMIIKSPFADGDPELWRTLLSSCVAKKNLRVGVRAAKRVLGLDSEDSAAHILLSNLYAAAGKWDGVAEMRRRIRESRVGKEPGLSWIESKRHIQAFSCGLQSHPEVDEARVTLLRLRGNMGAEMDESSGIGV